From the genome of Solidesulfovibrio carbinolicus, one region includes:
- a CDS encoding polysaccharide deacetylase family protein: MRAKALCCAVLTVLGLLFAALPARAATILVYHSFGVRSSMSISLPAFEAQLDFLEKNGNKVIGVDELVATIAAGKNPPDGAVVIAIDDGWATVMAAFEVLKRRNLPFAVFLPMAYTANPYCKVTLSQADIEKLRAYPKVVFADHSFSHSPKLAKSEEFAREDVRKSRERFRQVLGFDTKYFAYPYGAVSESYTRALREAGYEYLFVTGDSPVSATTKVTAIPRIAANRLSVNVLATVLRNHAVMLAKAKPAVPAPTAAAPGPDPTLASAAPVDPSPRAVE, encoded by the coding sequence ATGCGCGCCAAAGCCTTGTGCTGCGCCGTTTTGACGGTTCTTGGCCTGTTGTTCGCCGCCTTGCCGGCCCGGGCCGCCACCATTCTCGTCTACCACAGTTTCGGCGTGCGCTCCTCCATGTCCATCTCGCTGCCGGCCTTTGAGGCTCAGTTGGATTTCCTGGAAAAAAACGGCAACAAGGTCATCGGCGTCGATGAACTGGTCGCCACCATCGCGGCCGGGAAAAATCCCCCGGACGGCGCGGTGGTCATCGCCATCGACGATGGCTGGGCCACGGTCATGGCCGCCTTTGAGGTCTTAAAGCGCCGCAATCTGCCTTTTGCCGTGTTTCTGCCCATGGCCTACACGGCCAATCCGTATTGCAAGGTCACGCTGTCCCAGGCGGACATTGAAAAGCTGCGGGCCTATCCCAAGGTCGTTTTCGCGGACCACTCGTTTAGCCATTCGCCCAAGCTGGCCAAGAGCGAGGAGTTCGCCCGCGAGGATGTGCGCAAAAGCCGCGAGCGGTTCCGCCAGGTGCTGGGGTTTGACACCAAGTATTTCGCCTATCCTTACGGCGCGGTCAGCGAATCCTACACCCGGGCCCTGCGCGAGGCCGGCTACGAATACCTGTTCGTCACCGGCGACAGCCCGGTATCGGCCACCACCAAGGTCACGGCCATTCCGCGCATCGCCGCCAACAGGCTTTCGGTCAATGTGTTGGCCACGGTGCTGCGCAACCATGCCGTCATGTTGGCCAAGGCCAAGCCGGCGGTCCCGGCTCCAACCGCTGCCGCGCCCGGCCCCGACCCCACCCTGGCCAGCGCCGCCCCGGTCGACCCCAGTCCACGAGCCGTGGAGTAG
- a CDS encoding lytic murein transglycosylase: MAKIGAKRFWVWFVLAAGLAATALALGGAVAASTVDPAFEALVTRLAADGLPEAKVRRLFSRAEMAFSPKAMSDKLTALYMRKYGLKLVADIQTRLIALGWHPGPADGKLDRMTRWSIKAYQAAEGLPQLGTATETLLAELSASPKPAPADLTFPQFPKAEVHDIVLTPERLAEAREFYERNRAALARARERFGVPEEYMVALLAVETRVGRYLGDEVAVVNLASLVAGEDLSRLPRAFAYEKPAPDRLAWIKAKATEKGKWAYGELRALLRYADAQGIDPLSIPGSIYGAIGICQFMPSNALKYAVDGNGDGKADLFEPDDAVASLGNILRAMGWREPMSEEAMRKVFYGYNHSQVYVNTIMDAARRLRDASGSGTTKP; encoded by the coding sequence ATGGCGAAGATCGGGGCGAAGCGATTTTGGGTCTGGTTTGTCCTGGCCGCGGGGCTGGCGGCCACGGCCCTGGCCCTTGGCGGGGCGGTGGCCGCCTCCACCGTGGACCCGGCCTTTGAGGCGCTGGTTACCCGGCTGGCCGCCGACGGTCTGCCCGAGGCGAAAGTCCGCCGGCTGTTTTCCCGGGCCGAGATGGCCTTTTCCCCCAAGGCCATGTCCGACAAACTGACGGCCCTGTATATGCGCAAGTACGGGCTAAAGCTCGTGGCCGACATCCAGACGCGCCTTATCGCCCTGGGCTGGCATCCCGGGCCGGCCGACGGCAAGCTCGACCGCATGACCCGCTGGTCCATCAAGGCCTATCAGGCGGCCGAGGGCCTGCCCCAGCTCGGCACGGCCACGGAAACGCTCCTGGCCGAACTGAGCGCCTCGCCCAAGCCCGCCCCGGCCGATTTGACCTTCCCACAGTTTCCCAAGGCCGAGGTCCACGACATCGTGCTCACCCCCGAGCGGCTGGCCGAGGCCCGGGAATTCTACGAGCGCAACCGCGCCGCCCTGGCCCGGGCCCGGGAGCGGTTCGGCGTGCCCGAAGAGTACATGGTGGCGCTGTTGGCCGTGGAGACGCGGGTGGGGCGCTATCTTGGCGACGAGGTGGCGGTGGTCAATCTGGCCAGCCTGGTGGCCGGCGAGGACCTCTCGCGCCTGCCCCGGGCCTTTGCCTACGAAAAGCCGGCCCCGGACCGCCTGGCCTGGATCAAGGCCAAGGCCACGGAAAAAGGCAAATGGGCCTACGGCGAGCTGCGGGCGCTTTTGCGCTACGCCGATGCCCAGGGCATTGATCCGCTGTCCATTCCCGGGTCCATCTACGGGGCTATCGGCATCTGCCAGTTCATGCCGTCCAATGCGCTGAAGTACGCCGTGGACGGCAACGGCGACGGCAAGGCCGACCTCTTTGAACCCGACGACGCCGTGGCCAGCCTGGGCAACATCCTGCGGGCCATGGGCTGGCGGGAACCCATGTCCGAGGAGGCCATGCGCAAGGTGTTTTACGGCTACAACCACAGCCAAGTTTACGTGAACACGATCATGGACGCGGCAAGACGTTTGCGTGACGCGTCCGGCTCTGGTACGACCAAACCATAA
- a CDS encoding nucleoside recognition domain-containing protein — MDIALSSLPRAARTVALDAAKICLDLFKVMVPILIGVKILKELGWISYLAKPLAPLMSLVGLPPECGLTWATAIANNLYAALAVHAALVPDMSPLTIAQATVIATMMLIAHNLFVEGAIAKRCGVGFWGQAGLRLVCAMACGMLLNAVFNAFGLFTDPAPLLFTPAADDGSLVTWGLGEVKNLGMIYVVIACLVGLMRALDALGVTRLFEAALLPFLRLMGIGGGAATITVIGLVMGLAYGGGLIMHDVHKGKVERRDVFPAISLMSLSHAIIEDTLLMYLIGATMWGTFVGRLLFSLLVVAALSRLAAGLSRPRLA, encoded by the coding sequence ATGGACATCGCGCTTTCCTCCCTGCCGCGCGCCGCGCGCACCGTTGCCCTTGACGCCGCCAAGATCTGCCTGGACCTGTTCAAGGTCATGGTGCCGATCCTTATAGGCGTCAAAATCCTCAAGGAACTCGGCTGGATCAGCTATCTGGCCAAACCGCTGGCCCCGCTGATGAGCCTGGTCGGGCTGCCGCCGGAATGCGGGCTGACCTGGGCCACGGCCATTGCCAACAATCTTTACGCCGCCCTGGCCGTCCACGCCGCCCTGGTGCCGGACATGTCGCCGCTGACCATCGCCCAGGCCACGGTCATCGCCACCATGATGCTCATCGCCCACAACCTCTTTGTGGAGGGAGCCATCGCCAAGCGCTGCGGCGTGGGCTTCTGGGGACAGGCCGGGCTGCGTCTGGTCTGCGCCATGGCCTGCGGCATGCTCCTCAACGCCGTTTTCAATGCGTTCGGGCTTTTCACCGACCCCGCGCCGCTGCTTTTCACCCCGGCCGCCGACGACGGGAGCCTTGTCACTTGGGGCCTTGGCGAAGTCAAAAACCTCGGCATGATCTACGTGGTCATCGCCTGTCTGGTCGGGCTCATGCGGGCCCTTGACGCCCTGGGCGTCACCCGGCTTTTCGAGGCGGCCCTGCTGCCCTTTTTGCGGCTCATGGGCATCGGCGGCGGCGCGGCCACCATCACGGTCATCGGTCTGGTCATGGGCCTGGCTTATGGCGGCGGGCTCATCATGCACGACGTCCACAAGGGCAAGGTGGAACGGCGCGACGTGTTTCCGGCCATCAGCCTCATGAGCCTGTCCCACGCCATCATCGAGGACACGCTTTTAATGTACCTCATCGGAGCCACCATGTGGGGCACGTTCGTCGGACGGCTTTTATTCTCGCTGCTGGTGGTGGCGGCCTTGTCGCGGCTGGCGGCGGGGTTGTCCCGGCCCCGGTTGGCCTGA
- a CDS encoding carboxymuconolactone decarboxylase family protein produces the protein MVVNWQESLGEAVKALGALAKGNPGIMDGYKALDGAGSAHGALDLKTRELISLAVAATTRCDTCIAVHAKAAAEAGASREELLEALAVAITLNTGAAFVYSSRILEAYDTFSKK, from the coding sequence ATGGTTGTGAATTGGCAGGAATCCCTGGGCGAGGCCGTCAAGGCGCTTGGCGCGCTGGCTAAGGGCAATCCCGGCATCATGGACGGATACAAGGCCCTGGACGGCGCCGGCAGCGCCCACGGCGCTTTGGACCTCAAGACGCGTGAACTCATCAGCCTGGCCGTGGCCGCCACGACCCGCTGCGACACCTGCATCGCGGTGCACGCCAAGGCCGCCGCCGAAGCCGGCGCGTCCCGCGAGGAACTTCTCGAAGCCCTGGCCGTGGCCATCACCCTCAACACCGGGGCGGCCTTCGTCTATTCCTCGCGCATCCTCGAAGCCTACGACACGTTCTCGAAGAAATAG
- a CDS encoding lytic transglycosylase domain-containing protein — translation MPVLVAVLLLLCCLAGQAPAGDAIYQYRDAKGAIHLSNRKLDDKFQPFDYMRLPAGTDQSKVYPFIRYYCRRHGLDPELVRAMVEVESGFAVRAVSPKGAAGLMQIMPGTGRDLGLADAFDGANNLEAGIRYMRALMDAYGDVRLALAAYNAGPGRVKKGGTVPDIPETQAYVEKVLARRGAR, via the coding sequence ATGCCAGTTCTTGTCGCCGTCTTGTTGTTGCTTTGTTGTCTGGCCGGACAGGCTCCGGCCGGCGACGCCATCTATCAATACCGCGACGCCAAGGGCGCGATCCACTTAAGCAACCGCAAGCTTGACGACAAGTTTCAGCCCTTTGATTACATGCGCCTGCCGGCCGGCACGGACCAGTCCAAGGTCTATCCGTTTATCCGCTACTACTGCCGTCGCCACGGCCTGGACCCCGAGCTGGTGCGGGCCATGGTGGAGGTGGAATCGGGCTTTGCCGTGCGCGCCGTATCGCCCAAGGGCGCGGCCGGACTCATGCAGATCATGCCCGGCACCGGGCGCGATCTGGGGCTGGCCGACGCTTTTGACGGCGCCAACAACCTGGAGGCCGGCATCCGCTACATGCGCGCCCTGATGGACGCCTACGGCGACGTGCGCCTGGCCCTGGCCGCCTACAACGCCGGCCCCGGACGGGTCAAAAAGGGCGGCACCGTGCCGGACATTCCCGAGACCCAGGCCTATGTGGAAAAGGTCCTGGCCCGGCGCGGCGCGCGGTAG
- a CDS encoding L-type lectin family protein yields the protein MAVARLYSSTLSTSLAGVQDARAYYLALSGLNVWSAGKTGAYSLPGGMFTLAQSGPDAQGYYTVTSLGSYADNANCLLTAKRKSAKSITFDDDIEDFVLPVVGKTANSKYAVLVFDKDLPDAQSGWSEAEWATLWAANANRYAGGWVRLGGNAADTNGAIWYGGDYGACSATPCPSGACRDGACTLGKGLRAFFRFTFSCYDASADSTSCADGYTFAVISADNSAATASGGPASGSLGELLGYAGPGPSGLGIAPPKLAVEVDTYPNKGKGKETETNNRHDAGNENHVAVVYWGDDSGRNASYDDNAHGVGANPTAGSTGYFAKAKAASGPNWLEDGEPHALRLELHRTGEGAASGTYRVKVWVDPKASGRDDVTADYAAELPLLDHTTTLAGRYNTGLDVIRFGFTEGTGGGVQTVAVSDFSLDFRR from the coding sequence GTGGCCGTCGCCAGGCTCTATTCCAGCACGCTTTCCACCTCCCTTGCCGGGGTACAAGATGCTCGCGCCTATTACCTCGCCCTGTCCGGCCTCAATGTCTGGTCCGCCGGTAAAACAGGCGCCTACTCCCTGCCTGGCGGCATGTTCACCCTTGCTCAGTCCGGGCCAGACGCCCAGGGCTATTACACCGTCACCAGCCTTGGCAGCTACGCCGATAACGCCAATTGTCTCCTGACAGCCAAGCGCAAATCCGCAAAATCCATCACCTTTGATGACGACATCGAGGACTTCGTTCTTCCGGTTGTCGGCAAAACCGCCAATTCCAAATACGCCGTCCTGGTCTTTGACAAGGATCTGCCCGACGCCCAAAGCGGCTGGTCCGAAGCAGAGTGGGCCACGTTGTGGGCCGCCAATGCCAATCGCTATGCCGGCGGCTGGGTGCGGCTGGGGGGCAATGCCGCCGACACCAACGGCGCTATCTGGTATGGCGGCGATTACGGCGCCTGTTCGGCGACGCCTTGCCCGAGCGGTGCCTGCAGGGACGGCGCTTGCACCCTGGGCAAAGGGCTGCGCGCCTTTTTCCGCTTCACGTTTTCCTGCTATGACGCTTCCGCCGATTCCACGTCCTGCGCCGACGGCTACACCTTTGCCGTCATATCCGCCGACAACAGTGCGGCGACAGCTTCCGGCGGTCCGGCTTCAGGGTCCTTGGGCGAACTGCTCGGCTATGCCGGTCCCGGCCCCTCGGGCCTGGGCATTGCCCCGCCAAAACTGGCCGTCGAGGTGGACACCTACCCCAACAAGGGCAAGGGCAAGGAAACCGAAACCAACAACCGGCATGACGCCGGAAACGAAAATCATGTCGCCGTGGTCTACTGGGGCGACGATTCCGGGCGAAACGCCAGCTACGACGACAATGCCCACGGCGTCGGAGCAAACCCGACCGCCGGATCGACCGGCTACTTCGCCAAGGCCAAGGCCGCTTCCGGCCCCAACTGGCTGGAGGACGGCGAGCCCCATGCTTTGCGCCTGGAGTTGCATCGCACCGGCGAGGGCGCGGCCAGCGGCACGTACCGCGTCAAGGTGTGGGTCGATCCCAAGGCTTCCGGCCGCGATGACGTCACCGCCGATTATGCCGCCGAATTGCCGCTGCTGGACCACACCACGACCCTTGCCGGCCGATACAACACCGGCCTGGACGTCATTCGCTTCGGCTTTACCGAAGGCACGGGCGGCGGGGTGCAGACGGTTGCTGTCTCCGATTTTTCCCTGGACTTCCGGCGCTGA
- a CDS encoding PulJ/GspJ family protein has protein sequence MSKQRCLRRKCPGFTLIEIVASLVVMGIIAAFGTSLLTNVARGYTHARNADEVVQKAQMALQRMTIEFTQLVPSGAIGNAANVTYNYNGTNCFIFQNGNAIVYRYAGTNYTLVDGVAVGSLQFRYYVNYSSTALSSFSNNSSINLIGVSFNMQGDDTSVGMNQAYSTRVKVNKLQ, from the coding sequence ATGTCGAAACAACGCTGTCTCCGACGCAAGTGTCCGGGGTTCACGCTGATCGAGATCGTGGCCTCTCTTGTGGTCATGGGCATTATTGCCGCGTTTGGCACCAGTCTGCTGACGAATGTTGCTCGAGGATATACTCACGCCCGTAACGCGGACGAGGTGGTTCAGAAGGCCCAGATGGCTTTGCAGCGGATGACCATCGAGTTCACGCAACTTGTGCCGTCTGGAGCAATTGGAAACGCCGCCAATGTGACCTATAATTACAATGGAACAAATTGTTTTATCTTTCAGAATGGAAACGCCATTGTTTACCGGTATGCAGGAACAAATTATACGTTGGTGGACGGAGTTGCAGTCGGAAGTCTGCAATTTAGATATTATGTAAACTATTCTTCGACTGCGTTGAGCTCCTTCTCGAATAACTCCAGCATCAATTTGATTGGTGTTTCTTTTAATATGCAAGGTGATGATACTTCGGTTGGCATGAACCAAGCGTATTCGACCCGCGTGAAGGTAAATAAGCTTCAGTAG
- the tnpC gene encoding IS66 family transposase, protein MASAKLITPEVVRHTPWPMLGFVHELTVENRKLRLEIEALQAKLNQNSANSNKPPSSDSPFKPRAKKTNKTEPRKKRIGVRQQCLRPTEITELHPGPCACGCPDLIDPEPYYIHQHIEIPEPRLDVEHIILYQGRCSRCGRMIKALVPPEKRTGFGPRLSANIAELCGIHGDSRRAVQDYLLSVFGLPISQGGIQKVIDRVSQAIKPHYDSIAKVARSAPVGHVDETSWRRKARLVWLWVLASSRAALFMIHPRRSKAAFEELVQGWSGILVADGYAVYRQWVGLRQACLAHLIREAEGLAERKDAALAQCGTWARDELRRLCHMAKAPPTVGEWRAFIARLHRLISIYGDRKDPAGRLVRHLEREIEHLWLFLQEAGVEPTNNLAERTLRFGVLWRKRSLGTASESGDNWVERILSLRQTCRIQGRRTFPVLVDAMAAAFQTRSPSLDWIQALLIP, encoded by the coding sequence ATGGCGTCTGCCAAGCTCATTACGCCTGAAGTGGTCAGGCACACACCGTGGCCCATGCTGGGCTTCGTCCATGAACTGACTGTCGAGAACCGGAAGCTCCGGCTCGAAATTGAAGCACTTCAGGCCAAGCTCAATCAGAATTCCGCTAATTCCAACAAGCCGCCGTCATCAGACAGCCCTTTCAAGCCCAGGGCGAAGAAGACCAACAAGACCGAACCCCGCAAAAAACGCATCGGTGTCCGCCAGCAGTGTCTTCGGCCCACGGAAATCACGGAACTTCATCCCGGTCCGTGTGCATGCGGCTGCCCCGACCTGATTGATCCCGAGCCCTACTACATCCATCAACACATCGAGATTCCCGAGCCCAGGCTCGATGTGGAACACATCATCCTTTACCAAGGCCGTTGCTCTCGGTGCGGCCGAATGATCAAAGCTCTGGTCCCGCCAGAGAAACGCACGGGCTTTGGACCCCGGCTTTCGGCCAACATCGCCGAGCTTTGCGGCATCCATGGGGACAGCCGTCGCGCTGTGCAGGACTACCTCTTGTCCGTCTTCGGCCTGCCCATCAGCCAAGGCGGGATTCAGAAAGTCATTGATCGGGTCTCTCAAGCCATCAAGCCACATTACGATAGCATCGCCAAGGTCGCGAGGAGCGCGCCGGTTGGACATGTTGACGAGACCTCTTGGCGTCGCAAGGCCAGACTGGTCTGGCTTTGGGTTCTGGCCAGTTCCCGCGCCGCATTGTTCATGATCCATCCCAGGCGCTCTAAAGCCGCGTTCGAGGAGCTTGTCCAGGGATGGTCCGGCATTCTGGTCGCCGACGGTTACGCCGTGTATCGCCAATGGGTGGGGCTGCGACAGGCCTGTCTGGCGCACCTGATCCGCGAGGCTGAGGGGTTGGCCGAGCGCAAAGACGCAGCCTTGGCCCAGTGTGGAACCTGGGCGAGAGACGAACTTAGGCGGCTGTGCCATATGGCCAAAGCCCCGCCTACCGTCGGCGAATGGCGGGCGTTCATCGCGCGACTCCATCGCTTGATTTCGATCTACGGCGATCGCAAGGATCCCGCAGGTAGGCTGGTCCGTCACCTGGAACGTGAGATAGAGCATTTGTGGTTGTTCCTCCAAGAGGCCGGCGTTGAGCCGACGAACAACCTCGCGGAGCGGACGTTGCGATTCGGGGTGCTCTGGCGCAAGAGAAGTCTCGGAACCGCCAGTGAAAGTGGTGACAACTGGGTTGAACGCATCCTCAGCTTGCGCCAGACGTGCAGAATTCAGGGAAGGCGAACCTTCCCGGTGCTGGTCGATGCGATGGCGGCCGCTTTTCAAACTCGGTCTCCGAGCCTGGATTGGATTCAGGCGCTGCTTATCCCGTGA
- a CDS encoding PulJ/GspJ family protein: MNTERSSGFTLLELIMTIVLFGIVAVMAVSFFAPSTTMTHVPVQQLQSDAFLQLVMENMIADKETSFANNLNGLCANINVGVQSTYGNGTSYYVVERRYVCPNASNVFVDSAANQFLLVTIAANANSGAKLTYLFVCAHGISSA, from the coding sequence ATGAATACGGAACGTTCGTCCGGTTTCACGCTGCTTGAGCTGATCATGACCATTGTCCTGTTTGGCATCGTCGCGGTCATGGCGGTGTCCTTTTTTGCGCCTTCCACGACAATGACCCATGTTCCGGTGCAGCAATTGCAGTCCGACGCGTTTTTGCAGCTCGTCATGGAAAACATGATCGCCGATAAAGAGACGTCTTTTGCCAATAATTTGAATGGACTTTGCGCGAATATCAATGTTGGCGTTCAGAGTACGTATGGCAATGGAACAAGCTACTATGTCGTCGAACGTCGATATGTCTGTCCGAATGCATCGAATGTCTTTGTGGATAGTGCGGCCAACCAATTCTTGTTGGTGACAATAGCGGCAAATGCTAATTCAGGGGCCAAGTTGACATATCTGTTTGTATGCGCTCACGGGATAAGCAGCGCCTGA
- a CDS encoding pilus assembly FimT family protein, whose amino-acid sequence MRSRLPRLRGRRYLKIAKNLSETFGFTIIEVIAVLVVLGILAIAVVNRTGTQGVQAMAEADALRSALRYAQSRAMGDVYTWGISFTAGSYQLVSDNPDTANAVFPGQGTNTRAMPANVALSGANFILFDSRGQPVSGNITTPGGSAAVVTGTQTISVTESSKVESVSVTPYTGFIP is encoded by the coding sequence ATGCGCAGTCGCTTACCGAGGCTTCGTGGACGCCGCTATTTGAAAATAGCAAAAAACCTCTCGGAAACGTTTGGTTTTACGATTATTGAAGTCATAGCCGTCCTTGTCGTTTTGGGCATTTTGGCCATCGCGGTGGTGAACCGTACCGGCACCCAAGGGGTTCAGGCCATGGCCGAGGCCGACGCCTTGCGCTCGGCCCTGCGGTATGCCCAATCCCGCGCAATGGGCGACGTCTATACCTGGGGCATCAGCTTCACGGCGGGTTCGTATCAATTGGTTTCCGACAATCCCGATACCGCCAACGCCGTATTTCCCGGGCAAGGGACAAATACGCGCGCCATGCCGGCAAATGTCGCCCTGTCCGGCGCGAATTTCATTCTTTTCGATTCCCGGGGCCAGCCGGTTTCCGGGAATATCACGACGCCAGGCGGCAGCGCCGCGGTCGTTACGGGGACACAAACGATCAGTGTTACGGAATCGTCCAAGGTTGAATCGGTCTCCGTCACGCCGTACACGGGGTTTATTCCATGA
- a CDS encoding tetratricopeptide repeat protein: protein MKSVSLLSGAKRHWPILLLLGGLAVLWYRWPIVALDFDLWYHLLGGAYIAEHLALPTGPFFSYLPTENTWLDYYWLYQVIVHHLYSLGGYTALTIFRALVFLASVFCVFAYLRRAGQAGEEGGKLMALAIVCAYALALQPRDILLRPHAITYLFILFVHYIVNYRQRWAWALPVLTVIWVNIHGVEYPVVLLVLGSYLALHFLNTLFLKARPNPLRPVRWPLILSLYAVLATPAGLDLLAKAFAAPPFHEFTVMELAAQPWARFFSLHFFPDGRLVEGATVALVLGAMLGALWLAVQKRLRLDRIMLLAGGLVLLPMMVRFTLEFMVLALPIFGDVVALRAERQRDRGDVRVLWAMSLLCVGLTLWATFSFLGNRPSYPVDRSRLPEGACNFLMTHGHGGRIYNVPNPGGYLQWRLYPKYLIGMDMQTMLFATKDLYAASVAFNDKTVLAKVVQEYRPTYLLPNVTDKEFKKNLGEQTRFVPIYFDDVLAVYVDADKEPELARRFGLEVLDHAGWQLLDFEDLEPAKREKAAMECQRLLESAPEGLTANTIAAKLFLAAGQPAQAALHADIVIRAYPDRFMGYALRGLAAFKEERYQEALAWQKRALARAMPSEREAVQRNVYACHVRLQQFKAAYETLLDIANPMRPATSARDLYDLALAAVASGQQYKGKVLLELARLKTPETDAELLRQIEQMAAMLPPMQQGRW from the coding sequence ATGAAATCCGTCAGTCTGTTGTCTGGAGCGAAGCGTCACTGGCCAATCCTCCTGCTGTTGGGTGGTCTGGCTGTTCTGTGGTACCGTTGGCCCATTGTCGCCCTGGACTTTGACCTCTGGTACCATTTGCTCGGCGGCGCTTACATCGCCGAACATCTGGCCCTGCCGACAGGGCCTTTTTTTTCCTATCTGCCGACGGAAAACACCTGGCTCGACTACTACTGGCTCTACCAGGTCATCGTGCATCACCTGTATTCCCTGGGCGGGTATACGGCGCTGACGATTTTCCGGGCGCTGGTGTTTCTGGCTTCCGTCTTTTGCGTGTTCGCCTATTTGCGCCGGGCCGGCCAGGCCGGCGAGGAAGGCGGCAAACTCATGGCCCTGGCCATTGTGTGCGCCTACGCCCTGGCCTTGCAGCCGCGCGACATCCTGTTGCGCCCCCATGCCATCACCTACCTGTTCATTCTGTTCGTCCATTACATCGTCAATTACCGCCAACGCTGGGCCTGGGCCCTGCCGGTCCTGACCGTCATCTGGGTCAACATCCATGGCGTGGAATACCCTGTCGTCCTGCTCGTGTTGGGGTCGTATCTGGCCCTGCATTTCCTCAATACGCTGTTTTTGAAGGCCAGGCCCAATCCCCTGCGGCCGGTGCGTTGGCCGCTTATCCTCTCGCTCTACGCCGTGCTGGCCACGCCGGCCGGCCTGGACCTGCTGGCCAAGGCGTTTGCTGCGCCGCCGTTTCATGAATTTACCGTCATGGAGTTGGCCGCCCAGCCCTGGGCCCGTTTCTTTTCCCTGCATTTTTTCCCGGACGGCCGCCTGGTGGAGGGGGCCACCGTGGCCCTGGTGCTGGGCGCTATGCTCGGCGCCTTGTGGCTGGCCGTGCAAAAACGGCTGCGCCTGGACAGGATCATGCTCCTGGCCGGCGGACTCGTCCTTTTGCCCATGATGGTCCGCTTCACCTTAGAATTTATGGTTTTGGCGTTGCCCATTTTCGGCGATGTGGTCGCCTTGCGGGCCGAGCGCCAAAGGGATCGGGGCGATGTCCGCGTCTTGTGGGCCATGTCGCTTTTGTGCGTGGGGCTTACGCTGTGGGCGACCTTCTCCTTTTTGGGCAATCGGCCGTCCTATCCGGTGGACCGCTCGCGCCTGCCCGAGGGAGCATGCAATTTCTTGATGACTCATGGCCACGGCGGGCGCATCTACAACGTGCCCAATCCTGGCGGGTATCTGCAATGGCGGCTTTACCCAAAATACTTGATTGGCATGGACATGCAGACCATGCTGTTTGCCACCAAGGATTTGTACGCCGCCAGCGTTGCGTTTAACGACAAGACCGTGTTGGCGAAAGTTGTCCAGGAATACCGCCCGACGTATCTCCTTCCTAATGTCACGGATAAGGAGTTCAAGAAGAATTTGGGTGAACAGACCCGTTTTGTCCCGATCTACTTTGACGATGTGCTGGCCGTGTATGTTGATGCGGACAAGGAGCCGGAGCTGGCGCGCCGGTTTGGCCTCGAAGTCCTGGACCACGCCGGCTGGCAACTGCTGGATTTCGAGGACCTGGAGCCCGCCAAACGGGAAAAGGCGGCCATGGAATGTCAGCGGCTTCTGGAGTCCGCGCCCGAAGGGCTGACGGCCAACACCATCGCGGCCAAGCTCTTTCTGGCCGCCGGCCAGCCGGCCCAGGCCGCGCTTCATGCAGACATCGTCATCCGGGCCTATCCTGACCGCTTTATGGGGTACGCCTTGCGCGGGCTGGCGGCTTTCAAGGAGGAGCGCTACCAGGAAGCGCTGGCCTGGCAAAAGCGGGCGCTTGCGCGGGCGATGCCGTCGGAAAGGGAGGCCGTGCAGCGAAATGTCTACGCCTGCCATGTCCGGTTGCAGCAATTCAAGGCGGCCTATGAAACGTTGCTCGATATTGCCAATCCTATGCGTCCCGCAACCAGCGCCCGGGATCTCTACGACCTGGCGCTTGCGGCCGTGGCTTCCGGCCAGCAGTACAAGGGCAAGGTCCTTCTGGAATTGGCGCGGCTGAAAACTCCTGAGACCGATGCGGAGTTGTTGCGTCAAATAGAGCAGATGGCCGCCATGCTGCCGCCCATGCAGCAAGGGCGTTGGTAG
- a CDS encoding prepilin-type N-terminal cleavage/methylation domain-containing protein, whose protein sequence is MQRDDKSPSVSSSRCGEMDRCHGFTLLEIVLVLVLFGILSVFALSNYFDIQGQSRKAAGQLVVAAAQSQLSLEFARRAASGLTLAVDAQQVCDDVVVSSSTETSSLVCTGNLTGTVTVTATINATPATGSWVSPVAGGS, encoded by the coding sequence ATGCAACGGGACGACAAAAGTCCATCCGTTTCGTCGTCCCGTTGCGGAGAAATGGACAGGTGCCATGGCTTTACGTTGCTAGAAATTGTTCTCGTCTTGGTGCTTTTTGGCATTCTCTCGGTCTTTGCTTTGTCGAACTATTTCGATATCCAAGGTCAATCACGAAAGGCTGCGGGGCAGTTGGTGGTCGCTGCTGCGCAATCGCAGTTGTCCCTGGAGTTTGCCCGGCGCGCCGCGTCCGGATTGACCCTTGCCGTCGATGCGCAACAGGTGTGCGATGATGTTGTTGTCAGCAGCTCCACCGAGACGTCGAGTCTCGTCTGCACAGGCAATCTGACCGGTACAGTTACCGTCACGGCCACGATCAACGCCACGCCTGCGACGGGAAGCTGGGTCAGCCCCGTCGCTGGTGGTTCCTGA